In Brachyspira pilosicoli, the genomic window GGTTCTGCTTCAAGAAGTGATAGGATTGCTAAATACAATCAATTATTAAGAATAGAAGAAGAATTAGGCGACAGAGCAGTTTACTTAGGTAAAAAAGCTTTTTATAACGTTATAAAATAATATATTATTTAATACATTATAAAAAATATTGTTTTAAATTTATAAAAAAACAGGGAATAACTATATTTGAGTTGTTCCCTGTTTTTATATTTAATATAGAGTTGATTTTATCATTAAAAAATATCCTGTATAGCAGATAAAAATTTTATAGTATTAAATTAAGATTTTTTAGTTTTTATAAACAATTTATTATTAATTATTTTTTTATATGTTTTTTAATGGCGATATGTTTTAATATAGTAAAAAATGCAATTAATATAAAAAATATCCGAATAAAAAATAAGCATTATTAATATTGTTGTATAATATTTTTTCATTTTAATAGTGCAGAAAAAATTTAAATTTTGACAAAGTTGAAAATTTTTAGTATATTTAAAACATATATTGATATAAAAGGATTGTTTATGGAAAATAATATTCAAGAGATTAAATGGGAAAATAGGTTTAATACTGGATACAAAAGAGTTGATGATCAGCATAAGGAATTGGTTAATATATTAAATAAGTTAAATTTATTAGTTATAAATAAAGATATAACAAGGGAAGATGTATCAGAAGAGTTGAATAATATTATTAAGGATATGGTTGATTATGTTGCTTATCACTTTTCTACAGAAGAGGCTATAATGAAGGCTATAGATTATAGCGGATTCAAGA contains:
- a CDS encoding bacteriohemerythrin: MENNIQEIKWENRFNTGYKRVDDQHKELVNILNKLNLLVINKDITREDVSEELNNIIKDMVDYVAYHFSTEEAIMKAIDYSGFKSHVVKHRNFTNKVLEEVNNYKNGKQIDIKGLIVFLRDWLFNHIVVEDKVFINEVKSTLEKMAREEYNM